One Nocardia iowensis DNA window includes the following coding sequences:
- a CDS encoding nuclear transport factor 2 family protein produces MSEISTLADRLAIADVVTRLFVFTDQRRWGELVDVVFAAKVDFDGGFGGPVGERDAVDIVEDWRVGLGELDEVHHQAGNQLIDLQGDVATVHADAIAVHVKNSAVNGKTRTFVGSYAIGTERTPDGWRINRFHYHLKVIDGNADLT; encoded by the coding sequence ATGTCCGAAATCTCTACCCTTGCAGACCGTCTCGCGATTGCTGACGTGGTTACTCGGTTGTTCGTCTTTACCGATCAGCGGCGGTGGGGGGAGTTGGTTGATGTGGTTTTTGCGGCGAAGGTGGATTTTGATGGGGGATTCGGGGGGCCGGTGGGGGAGCGGGATGCGGTCGATATCGTCGAGGATTGGCGGGTCGGGCTCGGTGAACTGGATGAGGTTCACCATCAGGCCGGGAATCAGTTGATCGATCTTCAGGGGGATGTGGCGACCGTGCATGCTGATGCGATCGCGGTGCACGTGAAGAATTCCGCTGTCAATGGCAAGACCCGCACGTTCGTTGGCAGCTACGCCATCGGTACCGAGCGCACGCCGGACGGCTGGCGGATCAACCGGTTCCACTATCACCTCAAGGTGATCGACGGAAACGCCGACCTGACGTAG